One Mycoavidus sp. B2-EB genomic region harbors:
- a CDS encoding carbohydrate kinase family protein gives MSTLICGSLAYDTLMTFEGRFREHILPQQAHILNLSFLVPTMRREFGGCAGNIAYSLSALGGTPYIMATLGAIDAQDYLDHLAQLKLPTDYLRVLPGMYSAQAMVTTDLENNQITTFHAGAMLQAHVNQVSQTQGITLGIVAPDGGDAMRQHTEQFAAANIPFVFDPGQGLPLFQGAELQKMIELSAYLILNDYEAQLLSDKTGWSIAQIAARVQAMIVTRGEQGALIYHEGNVITLPAVPVEQVIDPTGCGDAFRGGVLYGIEHGLDWATTGRLANLMGSIKAAHQGPQSYSHRWETIHEYFKHTFSYSLQ, from the coding sequence ATGAGCACTCTTATCTGTGGTTCGCTCGCCTATGACACCCTGATGACCTTTGAGGGGCGTTTTCGCGAGCACATTCTGCCGCAACAAGCTCATATTCTCAATCTTAGCTTTCTAGTCCCTACGATGCGCCGCGAGTTTGGCGGTTGTGCGGGTAATATTGCTTATAGTCTGAGCGCACTCGGCGGCACCCCATACATTATGGCAACGCTTGGCGCGATAGACGCGCAAGATTACCTCGACCATCTGGCGCAGCTTAAATTGCCAACCGACTATTTACGCGTGCTGCCGGGCATGTATTCAGCGCAAGCCATGGTCACCACTGATCTTGAAAATAATCAAATCACGACCTTTCACGCTGGCGCAATGTTGCAAGCGCACGTTAACCAGGTCAGCCAAACGCAGGGCATCACGCTTGGCATTGTAGCGCCCGATGGCGGAGACGCCATGCGCCAACATACCGAACAGTTTGCCGCCGCGAACATTCCTTTTGTGTTTGATCCGGGTCAAGGGCTCCCGCTGTTCCAAGGCGCAGAACTACAAAAGATGATTGAACTTTCCGCCTATCTCATACTCAACGATTATGAAGCACAGCTATTAAGCGATAAAACCGGTTGGTCGATTGCGCAAATTGCCGCACGAGTGCAAGCGATGATTGTCACGCGTGGCGAACAAGGCGCGTTGATTTATCACGAGGGGAATGTTATTACTCTTCCCGCCGTTCCAGTTGAGCAAGTGATTGACCCAACTGGCTGCGGCGATGCATTCCGAGGCGGCGTGCTGTATGGGATTGAGCATGGCCTAGATTGGGCCACAACCGGCCGTCTCGCTAATTTGATGGGCTCAATCAAAGCGGCTCATCAAGGCCCACAAAGCTACTCTCACCGCTGGGAGACAATCCATGAATATTTTAAACACACTTTTTCTTACAGCTTACAGTAA